The Noviherbaspirillum saxi genome includes a window with the following:
- a CDS encoding chalcone isomerase family protein, giving the protein MKSGFCITRALAAVGIAAAMMSNSSAMEVGGIKLDDSVRLANQDLKLNGAGIRYKAIFKVYVAGLYLPEKKTSVPDVLSAPGAKRVTIVMLRDVSNEELGRGFMTGINQNSDRAEKTKFIGQLQKFGEIFASIPELKKGDVLTTDWIPGNGTVIHVNGKKVSDVLPDPTFYNALLKIWLGDKPVDAGLKPAMLGEKPEQSQRGNS; this is encoded by the coding sequence ATGAAATCTGGCTTTTGCATTACCCGCGCACTTGCCGCCGTCGGCATCGCTGCCGCCATGATGTCAAACTCTTCTGCAATGGAAGTCGGCGGAATCAAACTCGATGACAGCGTGCGCCTTGCGAACCAGGATCTCAAGCTCAACGGTGCCGGCATTCGCTACAAGGCAATCTTCAAGGTATATGTTGCCGGTCTCTATCTCCCGGAAAAGAAAACATCGGTGCCCGACGTCCTTTCCGCGCCGGGCGCAAAACGGGTGACCATTGTCATGTTGCGCGACGTGAGCAACGAAGAACTGGGGCGCGGCTTCATGACCGGAATCAATCAGAACAGCGACAGGGCCGAAAAAACAAAATTCATCGGCCAGTTGCAGAAATTCGGCGAAATCTTCGCTTCCATCCCCGAACTGAAGAAGGGCGACGTACTGACCACCGACTGGATTCCGGGCAACGGCACGGTCATTCATGTCAATGGCAAGAAAGTGTCCGACGTGCTGCCCGATCCCACGTTCTACAATGCCTTGCTCAAGATCTGGCTGGGCGACAAGCCGGTTGACGCTGGACTGAAGCCTGCCATGCTTGGCGAAAAGCCGGAACAGTCGCAGCGCGGCAATAGCTGA
- the panB gene encoding 3-methyl-2-oxobutanoate hydroxymethyltransferase has translation MAGYLQEAEPAGRVKAVTAPSLLAMRTAGEKIAMLTCYDASFAALMDRCGVDALLVGDSLGNVCQGHSSTLPVTLADIAYHTASVARGNKHALLIADMPFGTYATPETAFDNAVKLMQAGAQMVKLEGGAWLVDTVRFLTERAVPVCAHLGLTPQSVHQLGGFKVQGKTAEGAEKLKADALALQEAGASILVLEAIPSALGKEVTELLAMPTIGIGAGVDCSGQVLVMHDMLGVFPGRKARFVKNFMDGQTSIEAAVRGYIAAVKDRSFPAAEHCF, from the coding sequence ATGGCGGGATATCTGCAAGAAGCCGAACCGGCTGGCCGAGTCAAGGCAGTCACCGCGCCATCGCTGCTGGCGATGCGCACCGCAGGCGAAAAAATCGCCATGCTCACCTGTTACGACGCCAGCTTTGCGGCATTGATGGACCGTTGCGGCGTGGATGCGCTGCTCGTGGGCGACTCGCTTGGCAACGTCTGCCAGGGACATAGTTCCACCCTGCCCGTTACGCTGGCCGACATCGCCTACCATACGGCATCGGTTGCCCGTGGCAACAAGCACGCGTTGCTGATTGCCGACATGCCGTTCGGCACGTATGCAACGCCTGAGACGGCATTCGACAATGCCGTCAAGCTGATGCAGGCCGGCGCCCAGATGGTCAAGCTGGAAGGCGGCGCCTGGCTGGTCGATACGGTGCGTTTTCTGACCGAGCGCGCGGTGCCGGTCTGCGCGCATCTTGGTCTTACTCCGCAATCGGTGCATCAGCTGGGCGGGTTCAAGGTGCAGGGCAAGACGGCTGAAGGTGCGGAAAAGCTGAAGGCGGATGCGCTCGCGCTGCAGGAAGCGGGAGCATCGATCCTGGTGCTGGAAGCCATTCCCAGCGCACTGGGCAAGGAAGTGACTGAGTTGCTGGCCATGCCCACCATAGGCATCGGTGCGGGTGTCGACTGCTCGGGTCAGGTACTGGTCATGCACGACATGCTCGGCGTTTTCCCCGGACGCAAGGCGCGCTTCGTGAAAAACTTCATGGATGGACAGACCAGCATCGAGGCAGCGGTGCGTGGCTATATCGCTGCGGTCAAGGATCGATCATTCCCTGCCGCAGAGCATTGTTTCTGA
- a CDS encoding DMT family protein has protein sequence MQIPISVQTVGLLALSNVFMTVAWYGHLKNLASKPWWVAALLSWSIALFEYLLQVPANRIGYTEFSLAQLKIMQEAITLSVFVPFAMIYMNQPFKLDYVWAALCLVGAVYFIFRS, from the coding sequence ATGCAAATCCCGATATCCGTCCAGACAGTCGGTCTGCTGGCTCTGTCGAATGTCTTCATGACGGTGGCCTGGTATGGTCATTTGAAAAATCTCGCCAGCAAGCCATGGTGGGTGGCGGCGCTGCTCAGCTGGTCGATCGCGCTGTTTGAATACCTGCTGCAGGTCCCGGCCAACCGCATCGGCTATACCGAATTCAGTCTGGCGCAACTCAAGATCATGCAGGAAGCGATCACCCTGTCGGTGTTCGTGCCCTTTGCCATGATTTACATGAACCAGCCATTCAAGCTGGACTATGTCTGGGCCGCGCTCTGCCTGGTTGGCGCCGTTTACTTCATCTTCCGTTCATGA
- a CDS encoding HAD family hydrolase: MNLALFDLDHTLIPLDSDYEWGQFLVRIGAVDADEFARRNAAFYAQYEAGKLDPVEYLEFALGTLAQFPRRQLDAWHRQFMDEVVRPGIRPAALDLLARHRDAGDEVVIITATNRFVTAPIAQALGVTNLIAAEPVETPEGEITGKLHGIPTSGPGKVMHTNEWLSAQGKTLSSFERSYFYSDSQNDIPLLSAVSHPVATNPNALLKAHAQAQGWPILSLFE, from the coding sequence ATGAATCTTGCCCTGTTTGATCTCGACCATACTCTGATACCGCTGGACTCCGATTACGAATGGGGCCAGTTCCTGGTTCGCATCGGCGCTGTCGACGCCGACGAATTCGCCCGCCGCAATGCGGCTTTCTATGCGCAGTATGAAGCCGGCAAGCTGGATCCGGTTGAATACCTGGAATTCGCACTCGGCACGCTCGCACAATTCCCGCGCCGGCAACTCGATGCCTGGCACCGGCAATTCATGGATGAAGTCGTCCGTCCCGGCATCAGGCCGGCTGCCCTCGATCTGCTCGCGCGCCACCGGGACGCGGGCGACGAAGTCGTCATCATCACGGCCACCAACCGCTTCGTGACCGCACCGATCGCACAAGCCCTGGGCGTGACCAATCTGATCGCGGCCGAGCCGGTCGAAACGCCGGAAGGCGAAATTACCGGCAAGCTGCACGGCATCCCGACCTCCGGCCCCGGCAAGGTCATGCACACCAATGAATGGCTGAGCGCGCAAGGAAAGACCCTGTCCAGCTTCGAGCGCAGTTATTTTTACAGCGATTCGCAAAACGACATTCCTTTGCTTTCCGCCGTTTCCCACCCGGTCGCCACCAACCCGAACGCCTTGCTGAAAGCCCATGCCCAGGCACAAGGCTGGCCCATCCTCTCCCTGTTCGAATGA
- the pcnB gene encoding polynucleotide adenylyltransferase PcnB: protein MIKKFINRILGVKKKAPSHHKPVVLGAKDHGINPQLLSSNAIRVTQTLQDAGFKAFVVGGAVRDLLLGIKPKDFDVATNATPEQVKKLFRRAFIIGKRFQIVHVMFGQDLIEVTTFRGASAESAPKDEHGRVLRDNTFGEQHEDAVRRDFTINAMYYDPASQEVLDYHQGIADIRNKTLRIIGIPEARYREDPVRLLRVVRFAAKLGFDIAPDTREPIQIMAPLINNVPAARVFDEMLKLLMSGHALACLQQLRKEGLHHGLLPLLDVVLEQPLGEKFVTLALAGTDQRVREGKPVSPGFLFAALLWHQVLEKWNAYQAAGEYPIPALHLAADDVLNTQTEKLALQRKIATDMRDIWAMQPRFERRAGKSPYKMLEHLRLRAGYDFLLLRCASGEIDAEIGEWWTAFMAADGAEREELLTRKPKAEGDSQAPKKRRRRGGRNKKSTPAEGSPQ from the coding sequence ATGATTAAAAAGTTCATCAATCGCATACTTGGCGTAAAGAAGAAAGCGCCCAGCCACCACAAGCCGGTCGTGCTTGGCGCAAAGGACCACGGCATCAATCCGCAACTGCTGTCGTCCAACGCCATACGCGTGACGCAAACGCTGCAGGATGCCGGATTCAAGGCTTTCGTCGTCGGCGGCGCGGTGCGCGACCTGCTGCTGGGCATCAAGCCCAAGGATTTCGACGTGGCGACGAATGCGACCCCGGAACAGGTCAAAAAATTGTTTCGCCGTGCCTTCATCATCGGCAAGCGCTTTCAAATCGTGCACGTGATGTTCGGCCAGGACCTCATCGAAGTCACCACCTTCCGTGGCGCGTCGGCGGAGAGTGCGCCAAAGGATGAACATGGCCGGGTACTGCGCGACAATACCTTCGGCGAACAGCACGAAGACGCGGTGCGGCGCGATTTCACGATCAATGCGATGTACTACGATCCGGCCAGCCAGGAAGTGCTCGACTACCATCAGGGCATTGCCGATATCCGCAACAAGACCTTGCGCATCATCGGCATTCCGGAAGCGCGCTATCGCGAAGATCCAGTGCGCCTGCTGCGCGTGGTGCGCTTCGCCGCCAAGCTCGGGTTCGATATTGCTCCGGACACGCGTGAGCCGATCCAGATCATGGCGCCATTGATCAATAATGTGCCGGCCGCGCGCGTGTTCGATGAAATGCTCAAGCTGCTGATGAGCGGCCACGCGTTGGCTTGCCTGCAGCAGTTGCGCAAGGAAGGCTTGCACCACGGCTTGCTGCCCTTGCTGGATGTCGTGCTGGAACAGCCGCTGGGTGAAAAATTCGTCACGTTGGCGCTTGCCGGGACCGACCAGCGAGTACGCGAAGGCAAGCCGGTGTCGCCGGGCTTCCTATTCGCCGCCCTGCTCTGGCATCAGGTGCTGGAAAAATGGAACGCCTATCAGGCCGCCGGCGAATATCCGATTCCGGCGCTGCATCTGGCCGCCGACGACGTGCTGAATACGCAAACCGAGAAGCTGGCCTTGCAGCGCAAGATCGCGACCGACATGCGCGACATCTGGGCCATGCAGCCGCGCTTCGAACGCCGTGCCGGCAAGTCGCCCTACAAGATGCTGGAACATCTGCGCCTGCGTGCGGGCTACGATTTTCTGCTGCTGCGCTGCGCATCCGGCGAGATCGATGCCGAGATCGGCGAATGGTGGACTGCGTTCATGGCGGCCGATGGCGCCGAGCGCGAAGAGTTGCTGACCAGGAAGCCGAAAGCGGAAGGCGACAGCCAGGCGCCGAAAAAGCGTCGTCGACGCGGCGGGCGCAACAAGAAAAGCACTCCGGCCGAAGGCAGTCCGCAATGA
- the can gene encoding carbonate dehydratase, with protein sequence MTTPNDNSLEHLFRNNRNWAASIVAKDPDFFKKLVAQQSPEYLWIGCADSRVPANEIVGLLPGELFVHRNVANVVVHTDLNCLSVLQFAIDVLRVKHIIVNGHYGCSGVHAALARRRIGLADNWLRHVQDVHQKHERYLGETLPTKVRQDRLCELNVLEQVANVCQTTIVQDAWERGQPLSVHSWIYGLHDGLARDLGLTISNADELAAKLPACLARYENPSE encoded by the coding sequence ATGACGACACCGAACGACAACTCACTGGAACACCTGTTCCGCAACAACCGCAACTGGGCAGCGTCCATCGTGGCGAAAGACCCCGATTTTTTCAAAAAGCTTGTAGCCCAGCAATCGCCGGAATACTTGTGGATAGGCTGCGCCGACAGCCGTGTCCCGGCAAATGAAATCGTCGGGCTGCTGCCGGGCGAACTGTTCGTGCATCGGAACGTGGCCAATGTGGTCGTGCATACCGATCTGAACTGCCTGTCGGTACTGCAATTCGCGATCGATGTGTTACGCGTCAAGCACATCATCGTCAACGGCCATTACGGCTGCTCCGGCGTGCATGCCGCGCTGGCGCGCCGGCGCATCGGACTGGCCGACAACTGGCTGCGCCATGTGCAGGACGTGCATCAGAAGCACGAACGCTATCTCGGCGAAACGCTGCCGACCAAGGTGCGTCAGGACCGTCTATGCGAATTGAATGTGCTGGAACAGGTGGCCAACGTATGCCAGACCACCATTGTTCAGGATGCATGGGAGCGCGGCCAGCCCTTGTCCGTCCATAGCTGGATCTATGGCTTGCATGACGGGCTCGCGCGCGATCTCGGTTTGACTATCAGTAACGCGGATGAGCTTGCTGCCAAGCTGCCGGCTTGTTTGGCACGCTACGAAAATCCTTCTGAATGA
- the folK gene encoding 2-amino-4-hydroxy-6-hydroxymethyldihydropteridine diphosphokinase — protein MSVVRTACYIGIGANLGDAQEQVERAIAGLGQLPSTTLAARSSLFRTAPVDAGGDDYVNAVAKLDTTLTAIALLGHLQAMENAFGRERPYPNAPRTLDLDLLLYGQEIISSDVLTVPHPRMIQRAFVLIPLLQVDPFVHIPGRGAAHTFVPGVSGQKIQKI, from the coding sequence ATGAGCGTAGTGCGCACGGCCTGCTACATCGGCATAGGCGCCAATCTGGGCGATGCGCAGGAACAGGTCGAGCGTGCGATTGCCGGACTCGGGCAACTGCCATCGACGACGCTTGCCGCGCGCTCCAGCCTGTTTCGGACGGCGCCGGTGGATGCCGGTGGTGACGACTATGTCAATGCGGTAGCCAAGCTGGATACCACGCTCACGGCGATTGCACTACTGGGCCATCTGCAGGCAATGGAAAATGCGTTCGGACGCGAACGCCCTTATCCAAATGCGCCGCGCACCCTGGACCTTGACCTTCTGCTGTACGGGCAAGAGATCATATCGAGCGATGTGCTGACCGTGCCGCATCCGCGCATGATACAGCGGGCCTTCGTGCTCATTCCCTTGCTGCAGGTGGATCCCTTTGTCCATATTCCCGGCCGGGGCGCTGCGCATACCTTCGTGCCCGGCGTCTCCGGGCAAAAGATCCAAAAAATTTAA
- a CDS encoding deoxynucleoside kinase, which yields MSIDRYKYIVVEGPIGAGKTTLTRKLAEAFHAHTLQEQPQDNPFLEKFYRDPTHYALSAQMFFLFQRMNQLRELAQTDLFNARVVSDFLLDKDPIFARLTLGDDELNLYQQLYDHLRPQAPIPDLVIYLQAQPETLVERVRKRGIPMEAGISEMYLYRLCESYSRFFYHYDAAPLLIVNTENLNPIERDDDFHLLLKRIDTMRGKREFFNLGE from the coding sequence ATGAGTATCGATCGCTACAAATACATCGTTGTCGAGGGCCCTATCGGCGCCGGCAAAACCACGCTGACACGCAAGCTGGCCGAAGCCTTTCACGCGCACACGCTGCAGGAGCAGCCGCAGGACAATCCCTTCCTGGAAAAGTTTTATCGCGATCCGACACACTACGCGCTGTCGGCGCAGATGTTTTTCCTGTTCCAGCGCATGAACCAGTTACGCGAGCTGGCACAGACTGACTTGTTCAATGCACGTGTGGTGTCGGACTTTCTGCTGGACAAAGATCCTATCTTCGCCCGCCTTACGCTCGGCGACGACGAGTTGAACCTGTATCAGCAGCTCTACGATCACCTGCGTCCGCAGGCACCGATACCCGACCTGGTGATCTATCTGCAGGCGCAGCCGGAAACGCTGGTCGAGCGCGTGCGCAAGCGCGGGATTCCGATGGAAGCGGGCATTTCGGAAATGTACCTTTACCGGCTCTGTGAAAGTTATAGTCGTTTCTTTTATCATTACGACGCCGCACCGCTGCTGATCGTGAATACGGAAAACCTGAATCCGATCGAGCGCGACGACGACTTTCACCTGCTTCTCAAGCGGATCGACACGATGCGCGGCAAGCGGGAATTTTTCAATCTCGGGGAATAA
- the dnaJ gene encoding molecular chaperone DnaJ, giving the protein MAKRDFYEVLGVAKNASEDEIKKAYRKLAMKYHPDRNPDSKGAEDKFKEAKEAYEMLSDGSKREAYDRYGHAGVDPNMGGGGAGAGFGGFGDAFGDIFGDIFGQGARGGRSAGPQVYRGADLRYNLEISLEQAAHGYDTTIRVPSWDGCDTCHGSGAKPGTSPTTCTTCGGQGQVRMQQGFFSIQQTCPKCHGTGKIIPTPCPSCSGAGRIKRNKTLEVKIPAGIDDGMRIRSSGNGEPGMNGGPPGDLYVEIRIKQHPVFQRDGDDLHCEIPVSFAKAALGGEVEVPTLNGKASFTLPEGTQSGKTFRLRSKGIKGVRSGYAGDLFCHVVVETPVKLTDRQKELLQEFEQLTNAGGSKHSPQSKSWKDKVKEFFE; this is encoded by the coding sequence ATGGCAAAGCGCGATTTTTACGAGGTACTTGGTGTAGCGAAAAACGCCTCGGAAGATGAAATCAAGAAGGCATATCGCAAGCTTGCGATGAAATACCATCCGGACCGCAACCCGGACAGCAAAGGTGCGGAAGATAAATTCAAGGAGGCGAAGGAAGCCTACGAGATGCTTTCCGACGGCAGCAAGCGCGAGGCATACGACCGTTATGGTCATGCCGGCGTCGATCCCAACATGGGCGGCGGTGGCGCAGGCGCCGGATTCGGCGGCTTTGGCGACGCGTTCGGCGACATCTTCGGCGATATCTTCGGACAAGGTGCGCGTGGCGGTCGCAGCGCCGGACCGCAGGTCTATCGCGGTGCCGACCTGCGTTACAACCTCGAGATCTCGCTGGAACAGGCGGCACACGGCTATGACACGACCATTCGCGTACCGTCCTGGGACGGATGCGATACCTGTCACGGCTCGGGTGCCAAGCCGGGCACCTCGCCGACCACATGTACTACCTGTGGCGGCCAGGGTCAGGTGCGGATGCAGCAAGGCTTCTTCAGCATTCAGCAGACTTGCCCGAAGTGCCATGGCACCGGCAAGATCATTCCTACCCCCTGCCCATCGTGCAGCGGCGCGGGACGCATCAAGCGCAACAAGACCCTGGAAGTAAAGATCCCTGCCGGCATCGACGACGGCATGCGTATCCGTTCTTCCGGCAATGGCGAACCGGGCATGAACGGCGGTCCGCCGGGCGACCTGTATGTCGAAATCCGGATCAAGCAACACCCGGTATTCCAGCGCGATGGCGACGATCTGCATTGCGAGATTCCGGTGTCGTTCGCCAAGGCGGCGCTGGGCGGCGAAGTTGAAGTGCCTACATTGAATGGCAAGGCTTCGTTCACGCTTCCGGAAGGGACCCAGTCGGGCAAGACCTTCCGTTTGCGCAGCAAGGGTATCAAGGGAGTACGTTCGGGTTATGCGGGAGATCTGTTCTGCCACGTTGTGGTCGAAACTCCAGTCAAGCTCACGGATCGGCAGAAAGAGCTGTTGCAGGAGTTCGAGCAGCTGACCAACGCAGGCGGTTCAAAGCACAGTCCGCAAAGCAAGTCATGGAAGGACAAGGTCAAGGAGTTCTTCGAATAA
- the hda gene encoding DnaA regulatory inactivator Hda: MRQMLLDLGASKPQTLDSFVIGRNAELIQLLRAFAANTAALPSDRFVYLWGEAGSGKTHLLHAMAGNNGARYIPAGAAVDDYLYDTGTGLYLMDDCHLLSSETQIAAFALFNQVKENGGLLVSAGDKPPIGLALREDLRTRLGWGLIYQLHGLSDDEKIAALTQAAQARGVNLSPGVLPYLITHFRRDMRSLSAMLDALDQYSLETQRPITLPLLRSLLQLEGEPKA; the protein is encoded by the coding sequence ATGAGGCAAATGCTGCTCGACCTGGGTGCGTCAAAGCCGCAAACCCTCGATTCTTTCGTCATAGGCAGGAATGCAGAGCTGATCCAGCTGCTGCGCGCTTTTGCAGCAAATACCGCCGCCTTGCCATCCGACCGTTTCGTATATCTCTGGGGCGAAGCGGGGTCCGGCAAGACGCATTTGCTGCATGCCATGGCAGGCAATAATGGCGCACGCTACATCCCCGCCGGCGCGGCGGTGGATGATTACCTGTACGACACTGGCACCGGCCTGTACCTGATGGACGATTGTCATCTGTTGTCGAGCGAGACGCAGATTGCTGCCTTTGCGCTATTCAATCAGGTCAAGGAAAACGGCGGCCTGCTGGTCAGCGCCGGCGACAAGCCGCCGATCGGACTCGCGTTGCGCGAAGACTTGCGTACCCGCCTGGGCTGGGGCCTGATCTATCAGCTGCACGGTCTGTCCGACGACGAAAAGATTGCCGCCCTGACGCAGGCGGCGCAAGCGCGCGGCGTCAACCTGTCGCCGGGCGTGTTACCCTACCTGATCACCCATTTCCGCCGGGATATGCGTTCCTTGTCGGCCATGCTCGATGCGCTGGACCAATATTCCCTGGAAACCCAGCGCCCGATCACGTTGCCCCTGTTACGCAGCCTGCTGCAACTCGAAGGTGAACCAAAAGCATAA